One genomic region from Populus nigra chromosome 8, ddPopNigr1.1, whole genome shotgun sequence encodes:
- the LOC133701595 gene encoding uncharacterized protein LOC133701595, whose amino-acid sequence MYGGSSKRGGRGGGGSGPRRSSLPPPPPVHRPTPASRLSLGSTNNNTRNNRPGPINAKSSSSSNPGVEETFSLIPGNNPLAFAMIIRLAPDLVDEIRRIEAQSGTARIKFGSMANNPDGNVIDVGGKEFRFTWSRELGDLCDIYEERQGGVDGNGLLVESGCAWRKVNVQRILDESTKNHVKMLSEEAERKFKSRKAIVLDHGNPAAKSQIKQLAAVESNPWRTFKQKKEPPFKKRKVEPPQVGGGGFPKPIYKPALPSTTIVKGRLSSPLPSPPEQSGAPASPFGTGSITKHHVSTEEYIPTQMKNKENAASSENEIPAKFTSALWETPGRKGNLGVKAMDLQSMLVNLLIQSPKGMSLKALEKAVSGTIPNSAKKIEPIIKKIANFQAPGRYILKPGMESEKFKKPSSESGSSPEDNHQQAHAPEDNCCQRPDPEPRFAEKNPAAASKELVQSNSKLGEESNALEKLDVDQSLPDLFGEKKVSDNSEGQAGSSSDSGSDSDSDSDSSDSGSDSGSRSRSRSRSPVGSGTGSSSDSESDASSNSKQGSDEDVDIMTSDDDKEPQHKLQTTEPGLLASPDPWRSVPNGIDEKLDGNKSAAVDIEGHGSAAVDIEGHESDALEIEGHESDAIEVDKDLAGDKKDIKITKNDSLVSSKEGEKPVQGAESTFHDHDMIQERQMFIGNLFDDDDNMVRDSFRHEQSDSSERTSKTKSKRGLDVKPFDSKSERVKRLKAESLSGVPTSKGRDTQFSGSPHDKHNEDMYKGPAIQVMDRADKQASDFGSEKLYNQAISGKSNPDFQQSGRRSSDQNARLKAQEAASRSKHAEGSGNSCKFPEKGSYVHEAFSIHREKASRDTQNEDTFSKEKKVPRNSKEGGAGGRHSAPFDSHYRKQGEAFGRPKDAGQISNSNFGFSPKDSNRADMEKHPVVSGRGLHRELSDLELGELREPLLEETPVKKRFERKSSFKHSENKSSTSDNCNSDINKGKSIGKVSLDSGKPSPNLSAGVKRSPEHRVDDLTRPSHKAMQSQPQHVSSVDNLDVGSGFSKLADSSIRLTQNETSAKLGNSMEGYGESHKKAPLSAQKLHESKCGTLPHSIKESKTQPSNLMADLINGRKDTLMTEDSNNVSKKRESSSEDDSSSYSKYEKDAPELRGPIKDFSQYQEYVQEYRDKYDSYCSLNRILESYRNEFHKLGKDLESAKGRDMDRYHNILVQLKESYSQCGMKHRRLKKIFVVLHKELEQLKQRIKDFVPSYTKD is encoded by the exons ATGTACGGAGGATCCTCCAAGCGCGGCGGCCGAGGAGGCGGCGGCTCTGGTCCTAGGCGCTCCTCCTTACCACCTCCTCCGCCTGTCCACCGCCCTACACCAGCCTCCCGCCTCTCCCTTGGTTCCACCAATAACAACACCCGCAACAACCGTCCGGGTCCGATCAATGCCAAGTCATCTTCGTCTTCAAACCCGGGTGTCGAAGAGACCTTCTCTTTAATTCCGGGAAATAACCCGCTTGCTTTTGCCATGATTATAAGGTTGGCACCTGACTTGGTGGATGAGATCAGAAGAATTGAAGCTCAGAGTGGCACTGCTAGAATTAAGTTTGGTTCCATGGCTAATAACCCTGATGGGAAT GTTATTGATGTGGGTGGTAAAGAATTCAGATTTACATGGTCGAGGGAATTGGGTGACCTCTGTGACATATATGAAGAACGACAGGGTGGCGTAGATGGAAATGGTTTGCTTGTAGAATCTGGATGTGCCTGGCGGAAGGTCAATGTCCAACGTATCTTGGATGAGTCAACTAAGAACCATGTTAAGATGCTGTCAGAGGAAGCTGAACGCAAATTTAAATCTCGCAA AGCTATCGTGTTAGACCATGGAAACCCAGCCGCAAAGAGTCAAATAAAGCAATTAGCAGCTGTTGAGT ctaatccATGGAGAACCTTTAAGCAAAAGAAAGAACCTCCATTTAAAAAGCGTAAAGTTGAGCCTCCCCAAG TTGGAGGAGGCGGCTTCCCTAAACCCATCTATAAACCTGCACTGCCTTCAACTACTATTGTGAAAGGTAGACTCTCTTCACCTCTACCATCCCCACCAGAACAATCTGGGGCTCCAGCATCTCCATTTGGAACTGGAAGCATCACTAAGCATCATGTGAGCACAGAAGAGTACATTCCTACCCagatgaaaaataaagagaatgcTGCTAGCTCAGAGAATGAAATCCCAGCCAAGTTTACTAGTGCTTTATGGGAGACACCCGGGCGCAAAGGGAACTTGGGGGTCAAAGCAATGGATTTGCAGAGTATGCTGGTTAATTTACTGATCCAGAGCCCTAAAGGGATGAGCTTGAAG GCTTTGGAGAAAGCTGTTTCGGGTACAATTCCAAACTCTGCTAAGAAGATTGAGCCCATTATAAAAAAG ATAGCAAATTTTCAAGCTCCAGGAAGATATATCTTGAAACCAGGAATGGAGTcagaaaaattcaagaaaccTTCATCCGAAAGTGGAAG TTCTCCTGAAGACAACCATCAGCAAGCACATGCTCCTGAAGATAATTGTTGCCAGAGACCTGATCCAGAACCAAGATTTGCGGAGAAAAATCCTGCTGCTGCATCCAAGGAACTAGTTCAGTCAAACTCTAAACTTGGAGAAGAATCAAATGCATTAGAAAAACTTGACGTGGATCAGTCTTTGCCTGATTTGTTTGGTGAGAAGAAGGTTTCTGACAATAGTGAAGGGCAGGCAGGCAGCTCTAGTGATAGTGGAAGTGACAGTGACAGTGACAGTGATAGCAGTGATAGTGGGAGTGACAGTGGAAGCCGCAGCAGAAGCAGGAGCAGGAGCCCAGTAGGAAGTGGAACTGGGAGTAGCAGTGACAGTGAAAGTGATGCTTCTTCCAACAGTAAGCAGGGTTCTGATGAGGATGTTGATATCATGACAAGTGATGATGACAAAGAACCCCAACATAAGTTGCAGACCACTGAACCAGGATTATTGGCATCTCCTGATCCTTGGAGGTCTGTGCCGAATGGGATTGATGAGAAGCTAGATGGTAATAAATCTGCTGCAGTTGACATCGAGGGCCACGGATCTGCTGCAGTTGACATCGAGGGCCATGAATCTGATGCTCTTGAAATCGAGGGCCATGAATCTGATGCTATTGAAGTCGATAAAGACTTGGCTGGTGATAAAAAGGacattaaaataactaaaaatgatAGTTTGGTTTCCAGCAAAGAAGGTGAAAAACCTGTGCAAGGAGCAGAATCCACTTTTCATGATCATGATATGATTCAAGAGCGCCAAATGTTCATAGGAAACttatttgatgatgatgacaatATGGTTAGGGACAGCTTTAGGCATGAGCAGTCAGACAGCTCAGAGAGAACatcaaaaactaaatcaaaaagGGGCCTCGATGTGAAGCCCTTTGACAGTAAATCTGAGCGTGTCAAAAGATTGAAAGCTGAAAGCTTGTCTGGAGTGCCCACTTCTAAGGGTAGGGACACCCAGTTCTCAGGGAGTCCTCATGATAAACACAATGAAGACATGTACAAGGGCCCTGCCATTCAAGTGATGGATAGAGCTGATAAACAAGCAAGTGATTTTGGCTCAGAAAAGCTGTATAACCAGGCAATTTCTGGAAAATCTAATCCAGATTTTCAACAATCAGGTCGGAGGTCTTCTGATCAAAATGCAAGGTTGAAAGCTCAGGAAGCTGCAAGCAGATCCAAACATGCTGAGGGCTCTGGAAATAGTTGTAAGTTTCCAGAAAAGGGTTCTTATGTGCATGAAGCGTTTTCTATTCATAGAGAAAAGGCTTCGAGAGATACTCAAAACGAGGATACTTTTTCGAAGGAGAAAAAGGTGCCAAGAAATTCCAAGGAAGGTGGTGCTGGGGGCAGACATTCAGCTCCCTTTGATTCCCATTACAGGAAACAAGGGGAAGCATTTGGAAGACCAAAGGATGCTGGACAAATTTCAAACTCAAATTTTGGGTTTTCACCAAAGGACTCCAACAGAGCTGACATGGAAAAGCACCCAGTTGTTAGTGGAAGAGGTCTCCATAGAGAGCTTTCAGACTTGGAGTTAGGAGAACTTCGCGAGCCATTACTTGAGGAAACACCAGTTAAAAAACGGTTTGAAAGGAAAAGTTCTTTTAAACACTCAGAGAACAAATCAAGCACTTCAGATAACTGTAATTCAGATATAAACAAGGGCAAATCTATTGGAAAGGTATCATTGGACTCTGGAAAGCCCTCACCTAACCTGAGTGCTGGAGTTAAGAGGTCCCCAGAACATCGTGTCGATGATTTAACAAGACCTAGCCATAAAGCTATGCAGTCTCAGCCGCAACATGTTTCAAGTGTAGATAATCTTGATGTTGGATCTGGGTTCAGTAAGTTGGCAGACTCAAGTATTAGATTAACACAGAATGAAACTAGTGCAAAGCTAGGAAATAGTATGGAAGGCTATGGAGAAAGCCACAAGAAAGCCCCTCTCAGTGCACAGAAGCTTCATGAATCTAAATGTGGAACACTTCCCCACTCGATAAAGGAAAGTAAAACACAACCATCTAATTTGATGGCTGACTTGATAAATGGACGGAAAGATACACTTATGACAGAAGATAGCAATAATGTTTCCAAGAAGAGGGAATCTTCTTCAGAGGATGACAGCTCTTCATATTCCAAGTATGAAAAGGATGCACCAGAGCTCAGAGGACCAATTAAGGATTTTTCTCA GTACCAAGAATATGTGCAGGAATATCGTGATAAATATGATAGTTACTGCTCCTTGAACAGGATCCTAGAGAGCTACAG GAATGAGTTCCATAAACTGGGAAAGGACCTTGAATCTGCAAAAGGCAGGGATATGGATAGATATCATAACATCTTGGTGCAGTTGAAGGAGTCTTATAGTCAATGTGGAATG AAACACAGACGGCTGAAAAAAATATTCGTAGTGCTCCATAAAGAACTAGAG CAACTTAAGCAGAGGATTAAGGACTTCGTGCCCTCGTATACAAAAGATTGA
- the LOC133701871 gene encoding threonine synthase 2, chloroplastic-like, with translation MASSHLLQCPNFSTNLKLPSKPTTLKTTPSFLLIKAASSSNNNTSTATSNNIRDEARHQNLTNPPQIHNFSAKYVPFGADPATSTESYSLDDIVYRSQSGGLLDVQHDFSALKAFPGSYWRALFDSRVGKTTWPYGSGVWSKKEWVLPEISSDDIVSAFEGNSNLFWAERFGKQFLEMNDLWVKHCGISHTGSFKDLGMTVLVSQVNRLRKMNKPLFGVGCASTGDTSAALSAYCASAGIPSIVFLPANKISIAQLVQPIANGAFVLSIDTDFDGCMQLIREVTSELPIYLANSLNSLRLEGQKTAAIEILQQFDWEVPEWVIVPGGNLGNIYAFYKGFYMCKELGLVDKIPRLVCAQAANANPLYLYYKSAWKEFKAVKANSTFASAIQIGDPVSIDRAVYALKKSNGIVEEATEEELMDAMALADSTGMFICPHTGVAMTALMKLRKSGVIRSSDRTVVVSTAHGLKFTQSKIDYHSNNIKEMACRYANPPVSVAADFGSVMDVLKKYLSKTPKY, from the coding sequence ATGGCTTCCTCGCATCTCCTCCAGTGTCCCAACTTCTCCACCAACCTCAAGCTCCCTTCCAAGCCCACCACCCTCAAAACCACCCCATCTTTCCTCCTCATCAAAGCCGCCTCCTCCTCAAACAACAACACCTCCACCGCCACAAGCAATAACATTCGCGACGAAGCCCGCCACCAGAACCTCACTAACCCACCACAAATCCATAACTTTTCCGCCAAGTACGTCCCTTTCGGCGCCGACCCAGCCACCAGCACCGAATCCTACTCACTCGACGATATTGTCTACCGCTCCCAATCCGGCGGCCTCCTTGATGTCCAACACGACTTCTCCGCCCTCAAAGCCTTCCCTGGCTCCTACTGGCGTGCCCTCTTCGACTCTCGCGTTGGCAAGACGACTTGGCCTTATGGATCCGGTGTCTGGTCCAAGAAAGAATGGGTCTTGCCTGAAATTTCGAGTGATGATATTGTCAGTGCTTTTGAAGGCAACTCTAATCTCTTCTGGGCTGAAAGGTTTGGCAAGCAATTTCTTGAAATGAATGATTTGTGGGTTAAACATTGTGGGATTAGTCATACAGGGAGTTTTAAGGATCTGGGCATGACTGTTCTTGTTAGTCAGGTTAATAGGTTGAGAAAAATGAACAAACCTCTTTTTGGTGTTGGCTGTGCTTCAACAGGCGATACTTCTGCTGCCTTGTCTGCTTATTGTGCTTCTGCTGGTATtccttctattgtttttttgccTGCTAATAAGATATCTATCGCGCAGCTTGTGCAGCCCATTGCCAATGGGGCTTTCGTTTTGAGTATTGATACTGATTTTGATGGTTGTATGCAGTTGATAAGAGAGGTTACTTCCGAGTTACCTATTTATTTAGCCAATTCGCTTAATAGTTTGAGGTTAGAAGGGCAGAAAACTGCTGCTATTGAGATTTTGCAGCAGTTTGATTGGGAAGTGCCCGAGTGGGTTATTGTTCCTGGTGGGAATTTGGGGAATATTTATGCTTTTTATAAAGGGTTTTATATGTGCAAAGAGTTGGGGCTTGTGGATAAGATTCCAAGGCTTGTTTGTGCACAGGCTGCGAATGCCAATCCTCTTTACTTGTATTATAAGTCGGCATGGAAAGAATTTAAAGCTGTGAAAGCTAATAGTACATTTGCGTCTGCTATTCAGATTGGTGATCCTGTTTCAATTGATAGAGCTGTTTAtgcattgaaaaaatcaaatgggaTTGTTGAGGAGGCTACTGAGGAGGAGTTAATGGATGCAATGGCACTGGCAGATTCAACAGGGATGTTTATTTGTCCACATACAGGAGTGGCGATGACAGCTTTGATGAAGCTTAGGAAGAGTGGTGTTATACGTTCAAGTGATCGGACGGTGGTGGTTAGTACTGCCCACGGGCTGAAGTTTACTCAAAGTAAGATTGATTATCACTCGAATAATATTAAGGAAATGGCTTGTAGGTATGCAAATCCGCCTGTTAGTGTTGCGGCTGATTTTGGTTCTGTTATGGATGTTTTGAAGAAATATTTGAGTAAAACACCTAAGTATTAG